Proteins encoded in a region of the Natator depressus isolate rNatDep1 chromosome 25, rNatDep2.hap1, whole genome shotgun sequence genome:
- the LOC141977631 gene encoding uncharacterized protein LOC141977631, with protein sequence MRESRLLLHLVVHGAAGPPREMAGRGDEPQRAAWLRQYYTQRQKRLMTLLIARRRRSSCYFHPRAWPSFRNADWWERVVLKDFQPRDWLEKFRMSKETFFYVCNQLRPKLSHPSTLPLEQRVAVAVWHLATNVEYQIISPLFGVGPSTVQNCVKEVSYAIVLLLKPLYLRLPGEQELENMVRIFSARWGFPHCIGALDSLHVPIHAPAHLGADYCNSQGWHSVLTQVTVDGLGQFWDICAGFPGSMENNTVLENSSLWVLAREGRLFPTPPKHFMGRAQKYVLLGDASYPLRDWILKPYPEDSTLTPQQLQFNYRLKRAHSVIENAFLRLKARWQFLLKCDDCSLDLLPTVILACCTLHNVCEAHDSPFNDEWLEVIEPAEFSKPCQPAPMSMDDSNAEEVRELMCKYFESYGEG encoded by the exons ATGCGGGAGTCGCGGCTGCTGCTGCACCTGGTGGTGCACGGCGCGGCCGGCCCCCCGCGGGAGATGGCCGGCCGCGGGGACGAGCCGCAGAGGGCAGCCTGGCTTCGGCAGTACTACACGCAGAGGCAGAAGAGACTGATGACG CTGCTGATTGCCCGCCGGAGGAGATCAAGCTGTTACTTCCACCCCCGCGCATGGCCCAGCTTCCGGAATGCTGACTGGTGGGAACGGGTGGTCCTGAAAGACTTCCAGCCACGGGACTGGCTGGAGAAATTCCGAATGTCCAAGGAGACCTTCTTCTATGTCTGCAACCAGCTGCGACCCAAGCTGTCCCACCCGAGTACCCTGCCTCTGGAGCAGCGGGTAGCTGTGGCCGTTTGGCACCTGGCCACCAACGTAGAGTACCAGATAATCAGCCCCCTCTTTGGGGTGGGTCCCTCCACAGTGCAGAACTGTGTCAAGGAGGTCAGCTATGCCATTGTGCTGCTGCTGAAGCCGCTCTACCTCCGGCTGCCCGGTGAGCAGGAGCTGGAGAACATGGTGCGGATCTTCAGTGCCCGCTGGGGATTCCCACACTGCATCGGTGCCTTGGACAGCCTCCATGTCCCCATCCACGCCCCTGCGCACCTCGGTGCCGACTACTGCaacagccagggctggcattcTGTCCTCACACAGGTGACGGTGGATGGGCTGGGTCAGTTCTGGGACATCTGCGCCGGCTTCCCTGGCAGCATGGAGAACAACACAGTTCTGGAAAACTCCAGCTTGTGGGTGTTAGCCAGGGAGGGCCgcctcttcccaacccccccGAAACATTTCATGGGGAGGGCACAAAAATACGTCCTGTTGGGAGACGCCTCTTACCCGCTGCGGGATTGGATCCTCAAGCCTTACCCAGAAGACAGCACCCTcacaccacagcagctccagttcAACTATCGCCTGAAGCGAGCTCACAGCGTGATCGAGAATGCCTTCCTACGCCTCAAGGCCCGGTGGCAGTTCCTCCTGAAATGCGACGACTGCAGCCTGGACCTACTGCCCACGGTCATACTCGCCTGTTGCACCCTGCACAACGTGTGCGAGGCCCATGACAGCCCCTTCAATGATGAATGGCTGGAGGTGATAGAACCCGCTGAGTTCTCAAAGCCCTGCCAGCCTGCGCCCATGTCCATGGACGACAGCAATGCCGAGGAAGTGCGAGAGCTGATGTGCAAATACTTTGAAAGCTACGGAGAAGGCTGA